The genomic stretch GTCGTTATGAAGAAACATTTCGTCATGGTATTGATGGGCTTAGCGTTGTTCGCTGGTCAAGTCTCTGCACAGCAGGCGACAGTTACCGGTAAGGTCACGACTGAGCAGGGTGCTCCCTTCGCCGGAGTAGCGGTTATCGTCAAGGGGACACGTACGGGCACCACGAGCAACAGCGAAGGGAATTATTCCATTCGCGCCGCTGCCGGCGAGGTCCTCCAGTTCAGATACATTGGAACCGCGCCCGAAGAACGTACTGTTGGGGCCGGCGCGACCAATGTCATCAACGTTCGGCTTCGCAGGGTTGCCGCCAGTCTCGACGCCGTGGTTGTCACCGCGCTCGGCGCCACCGCCACGCAGAGGTCGCTGGGCACCGCTCAGCAGGCGGTTCAGGGCGCAGAGATCGCGGAAACGCAAAGAGAGAATTTTGTGAACGCGCTGCAGGGACGCGTCGCTGGCGTCGAAGTGACGAGCAGCTCGGGCGTTCCGGGAGCCTCGTCATCGATCACCATCCGAGGCGTCAGCTCGATCAGCAGCAGCAATCAGCCGCTTATGATCATCGACGGCTTGCCGATGGACAACAAGACCCTCAACACCGGGGTGCTGGCATCCGACGCGCCGGGATCGACGACCGCGTTCAATAACCGCGGCGTCGACTTCACCAACCGTTCAGCGGATCTCAACCCCGAGGACATCGAGAGTCTGGTCGTCCTCAAGGGACCGGAAGCTTCCGCTCTCTACGGCATCGATGCCGCAAACGGCGCGATTGTCATCACTACCAAGCGCGGCAAACCTGGCGTTGGAGGGATGCAATACAGCAACAGCTTCCGGATGGAACGCACGAGAGCGAATCCCGAAACCCAGCGGGTATACGGCCGGACCACTGACGACGGCGCGCTTTCGTACTTCGGCACCCCGTACCCCACCGAGACTGTTTTTTACGACAACATCGACGGTTTCTTCCGGTCGGCTTTGACCCAGAAGCACAATCTGTCTTTCAGCGGAGCATCCTCCGACAGCAAGATCAATTATCGTGTGGCGACGGCCGTTACGAAGGAAGAGGGAGTCGTCCCAGGCTCGCAGTATGACAGGATCAACGTCACTGGCGCTTCGCGAGCCCAGGTTACCAACTGGTTGAACGCGGATCTTTCGATGGGTTATACCTACGCGAACAACGATCAGCCGTACAAGGGAAACAACGGTCCGCTTATCGGCCTGCTGCTGTGGCCGCAGACCGACGACGCGAAGGATTACCTGACTGCAGCGGGCGCCCGGCGCAGAGTGTCGAACCTCGCCGCATCGACCGAAGTTGACAACCCGTACTTCAACGTCCTGAAGAACAAGATCAATTCCAAGAACAACCGCATCATCGCCAACCTCGGCCTTATCCTGACTCCATTCTCATGGGGTAATCTCAAGACAAACATTGGCGCGGACAGCTACACCAACCAGAACCAGATCGTGCGGCACCCCGAGAGCGCGTACGGCACTACCGTCAATGGTATTATCGACCAGGCAGCCGACGTCACGCGAAGCATCAACGCGCAAACGTTGCTCAACTTGAACAGCCGCGCTCTCACCAGGAGCATCTCGATCAGTGGTTTGGTGGGTAATCAGATTTCTGACTACAAGTCGAACACGGATGCACTCAAAGGTCAGGATTTTCTGGACCCGAACTTCTCGTCGATTAACAACACGAATCTGAGAATCAACAGGACCACTATCTCGCAGCGCCGTCTGGTGGGTCTCTACGGGCAGGCGGTATTCGATTACAAGAAGTACCTGTACGTGACGCTTCAGGGCAGGAATGACTGGACGTCCACGATTCCGCAGGACAAGAACTCGTTCTTCTATCCTTCCATTTCGTCGAGCTTCGTCTTCTCCGATGCATTTCCGGGCATCGGCCGCTTCATGACCGGCAAGCTGAGAGGGGGCTACGCCGAAGTCGGCAAGGATGCGAGACCCTACGCGTACCGGCCGTCACTGGAGTTCAAGACGACCGCCAACGGTGGTTACGGGTATGGATTTACTGGCCCGAACCTCGATCTGAAGCCTGAGTTCGCGCGCTCATACGAGGTCGGAACCGAGCTGAGCTTTCTGGAAGATCGCATCGGAGTCGATGCGACCTATTACCGTAAGCAGACCAAGGATCAGATCGTCAACGACATCCGCGGCAGCTACGCGACCGGCTTCATTCTTTTCAATCTCAACGGCGCCGTCACGCGAAATCAGGGCGTCGAAGTGACGGTGCGCGGGACTCCCGTACAAAGGGCCGGTTTTTCATGGGATGTTCTGGCCAACTTCGACAGATCGAGAGGCAAGGTGCTCGCATTGCCGAATGCGTTGCCTGAGTCCTATGTCTCGGACACCTGGCTCTTCGGCAATGTGAGGAATGGGACGGCGCCGGGCCTGTCGACGCGATCGCTGACCGGTCTGTTCTATCTTCGCAATACGAAGGGCGACCTGCTGATCGATCCGACCAGTGGCCTTCCATTACGATCGACGACTTTCATCGACGCCGGCTACGATCGTCAGCCCGACTATACGGTTGGACTGACTAACACGTTCCGGTTCAAGCGGCTTTCGATGAACTTCCTGCTCGACATACGGAAGGGCGGAGACGTATTCAACGCGACGGAGCAGTTTCTTACCGCGAGGGGGCTCAGTCCGCGGACACTCGACCGGGACCAGCCGCGGGTGATTACGGGTGTGCTGAGAGACGGCAAGGAAAATTCTGCCAACCCGACGGCAAACACCATCGTCGTGATTCCAGCTGTTCAACCGTCGTACTACACGAACATCAGCGAAGAGCTGTTCATCGAGAAAAACATCAACTGGCTGCGGCTCAGGGATGTGACGCTCCGCCTCGCGCTTCCTGAGCGGTTCGCAAGAAATGCAAGCGTGTTCGTCACAGGAACGGATCTCTTCCTGTTGACCAACTATTCTGGACTCGACCCGATTGTGAACGGTAATACCGCAGCGGTTGGTGGGTCGGGAGCAACGGGTATCGACTTCGGCAACTTCCCCATGCCTCGCGGCATGAACTTCGGAATCAAGGTGGGCTTCTAATGAAAAGACGATATGCAGCACTGTTCGTGGGCGTTCTCGGCCTGACGAGCTGTGACGAATTCCTGGACGTCAATACGAATCCGAACGCGCCACAGAGCGTCTCGGCGAATCTATACCTGCCGCCGATGCTGCACTGGATGGTGACGTCACCCCAGTTCGACGGCCGCTTCGTTGCCCGCTACACGCAGCAGTTCACGCTGCCGGGCACGTTTCTGTCGACATGGGACAGAATGGGATACGATCCATCGAGTGACAACGGTGGTCAGCAATTCCGGGACGTCTACTGGACACTGGGTCAGAATCTCGTCGACATGAATACCAAGGCGGAGGCCGAGGAGCGCTGGGACCTCCTTGGCGTGGGTTATATCCTGAAGGCGTGGGGCTGGCAGGCAACGACCGATCTCCATGGCGAAATCATCGTCAAGGAAGCCATCGACCAGTCGAAGTTCACATTCAACTACGACACCCAGGAATACGCTTATCAGGAAGTACAGCGGCTGCTGAAAGAGTCGATCGGCCTGCTGCAGCGTTCCGGGGGAGCTACCGATCAGACATTTCTCGCCAGGGGCGACAAGATTTACAACGGTGATCGCTCGAAGTGGTTGAAGCTGGCGCACGGAATGCTGGCGCTCAACCTGAACCACTATTCCAACAAGGCCTCATACAGACCCGCCGAAGTGATCGCCGCGGTAGATAAGTCGTTCACGGGCAACATCGATGACGCATTGCTCACTTATCCGAACACGAACAATGACGACATCAATTTTCTGGGTCGAACAAGGAATAATTTCACCAGCTACAGGCAGACCCAGTTCGTGGTGAATCTGATGAACGGAGTGCAGTTCGGGGGAGTTGTCGACCCACGGATGAGCCGCATGCTGTCGCCGTCACCGGACGGCCAATTCCGCGGCCTTGATCCGAACGTCGTCAGTTTTGGCGGTCTCCCGACAACGCAGCAGCCGAATAATTTTTACGGGTATGCGGGAACCGGAGGGGGGCAGCTGCCCGGTCGTTATCTGTTCGACGACAAGGCAAAGATGCCGGCAATGACCTACTCGCAGTTGCAGTTCATCAAGGCGGAAGCCGCGTTTCGCATGGGAGACAGAGCAACGGCTTTGCTTGCGTATCGGAACGCAGTCTCATCTCACATCGATTTTGTCAATGCAAGGAATGCTGACAACAATCAGACTCCCACCCAGATAAGCGCGGCTGAGAAAGCAGCATTTCTCGCATCGCCGGAGATTGTCCCGGCGGCGGGCGCTCTGACGCTGACCCACATCATGTCCCAGAAGTACATCGCCCAGTGGGCTTGGGGACACAATGAGCTCTGGATGGATATGCGCCGGTATCATTACACGGACATCGATCCTGCAAGCGGCAAACAGGTCTTTCCTGGATTCACTCCCCCCACGAATCTCTATGGGGACAATGGGGGCAAGCTCGTACAGCGCATCAGGCCGAGGTACAACTCGGAGTACGTGTGGAACAGGGCAGGGCTGGACGCGATCGGCGGCCTCGCTCTGGATTATCACACCAAGCCGTTATGGATAACTCAACCGTAATATGACAATGAACAGATACATGTCAGTGGCAGCGCTCCTGTCCGCCGCGCTGTTGGCATCGTGTGAAAAGAATGCCGTGCAGGACATCACGGGGGTCGTTCCAGGCGCCAGCGTAAAGTTCTTCAACTTCGCGGTGAACGCGCCCGGCGTCCATTTCTACGCCAACGATACCAAGGTGACCGCAATCTTCTCAGCAACGGGCGCAGAGGCAGTTACGGGAACCATATACGGTGGTGTGGGCGCGGGCGGATTTTATTCCGCGATTGCGCCTGGCCAGTACACTCTCTCCGGGAAGATCGCAGCCGTGACCGATAAGGATCTGGCTATCTCCAAGGCGACCGTAAACATTGCCGAAGGCAAGCGCTATTCCTACTACCAGAGTGGATTCTACAATGCCGCGGGGAAAGCCGCGGACGCTTTCATCGTCGAGGATAATTTTGTCAACACTCTGGATTATTCCGTCGCCTACGTACGATTCGTCAATGCGATTTCGAATGCCAACCCGATGACGTTGTACGCGAGGAACACGACGACCATGACAGAGGCGGCCCTCGGCTCGTCCGTCGCTTACAAGTCGGCGGGCGCATTCACGGCCGTACCGAACGGCGTCTACGATCTAAGCACGCGTTACACGGGGGTCGCGACGAATGCCATCACCAGAGCCGCGGTCTCCTTCGTAGCAGGGCGGGTCTATACGATCGGTGCCAGAGGTGACATCACAGTCGTTTCGACGACAGCCGTCAACCGTCCCTTTCTCGATAATGACGCGAACAGGTAAGAAAAGCTGACGAAACCCCGGTAATTCCTCCGGGGTTTTATCGACCGCCATTCGGATTGCGAGGCGACCAATCGCATGAGGCTCGGGTTGCTGGTTTTACTGATGTTGCCGGCTCGGCTCATTACCGGGCAGGCACCGGCCATCTCCCATCGTGATCCTGTCGCCACCGTGAGCGGTCTTGTGCGGGACAGCGTTGCGCGCACTCCGCTTGTCGGCGCGATCGTTCAGCTTGTCGCAGCCGAAGGCGGGGCCGCTATCAATCGCACTGCGGTCTCGGACTCCATTGGCCGGTTCTCACTGAGCGATGTCCCGAACGGCCGTTTCATGCTGGGCTTTTTTCATCCCATGCTCGACTCGCTTGGCGTGGACGCGCCGCTGCGCGAGGTGAACGTCGATGGGCAACGTGTCGTTCGCGCTGATTTGGCCATCCCGTCCCCGGCAAGGCTTCGTGCCGCGATCTGCGGGGCAAAGCCGGCGTCGAAATCCGATGTTTTTCTGATTGGCATCGTCCGCAATGCACAGGATGGCGCGCCCGTAGCCGGCGCCAGGGTAAAGGGAGAGTGGCTCGAGCTCTCCTTCAGGCGAGACGGACTCGCCCGGCGTATTCCATCTCTGGTTGCAACGACTGGAACCAACGGCTGGTTCGCCATGTGCAACTTGCCAAGTGACGGAACGATAGAGCTTGTAGCCAACCGTGGAGCTGACAGCACGGCCGTAATCGAGGTTCAGGTTCCAGCCGAGGGGTTGCTGCGGCATGACCTCTACATTGGGGCGGCGGGGGCGGCCTTTGCCGCTGGGCTCGTTACTACTACGAACGCGCCTGTCGCTGGGGTCACTTCTGGGGAGAATGCAGTTGCAGGTCCGAGCCGCACCGTGCGCCGGGGCAATGGACGCCTGAGTGGCACAGTGGTGGCTACTGCGGGGGGAAAACCGCTGGCGGGTGCGCAGGTCAGCCTTACCGACGGCCCTGAAGCCCGGACCAATGAGCGCGGAGAATGGACGATCGTGCAAGCGCCTGGCGGCACACGGATGCTCGAGGTGCGCGCGGTCGGCTACTACCCTGAGCGTCGCCGCGTCGACGTTGTAACCAGTGCCACGCCAATCCACCTGACGCTCTCTACGCTCAAGACTGTACTGGACACAGTCAAGATTCTGGCAAGCCGTCGGGTGTACGACCGTGATCGCAACGGGTTTCAGCACCGAAGGCGCGCAGGTCTCGGACGCTACCTTACCGCTGAAGATATTTCGCGGCAGCGTCCGATCGTAACGTCGGACCTATTTCGGAACATGTCGGGCGTCAGGGTTGCATCAGGCGCAACCGCCCTGGACAGGCAAATCCTCGTTCGAGGCAACATGGCCGAGTGGTGCTCGCCGTCGATCTACCTCGACGGCCATAACGTCGGAGGCCTCACCGCTGAGGACATCGACGTCTGGGTGGACCCCGATGATGTTGGGGGTATCGAGATATACCCGGGACTCGGCACTCCACCGGAATTCCAGCAAGGAATGAACAACTGCGGCAGCATTCTGATCTGGACGAAGTAACCGCCTCGAGGTCGACAACCCGCGCAGCGAAGCATCGACGGGGCCCGTCGTCAGATCACTTTCTGAGCGTCTGCGCAAGGAGCTCGGGCATCGCGTGAAGGTGGTCGACATGGTCCGGAGCAGAGTTGCCGGCGTAGCCGAGCAGCTGGAAGTGGCCCGAGCGGACTTCGCTGAGCTGCTGCATCCCGCGGGGGCCCCACTTGATGACGGGCCTGCGACGGAGACCGAGCGCGCGTAGCAGCCAGCTGGCCGTCTCTGTGGTGCTGGCGAAAGTGCCGGGAAAGATTTCCGAGTGCGTAACCATGAAGCGCTTTTCACCGCGCTGCGCGGCCCGGGCGAAGTCAGCGAACTCCACGAGGTTTGTCGGATCCAATGTGCCGCCGGCAGCAAGCATCGCGCCGCTGGGCAAGTACGAGGTGTGCATGCCATCGAGCAGCAACACTGCGCTGACGGCTGCGAAGTGGCGGGGTTCGCGCAGGATTGCACGCACGGCCCCGTGGCCAGCGGAAAACCCTGCCAGCGTTACACGTTCGATCCGCGTTGGTTTCCCAATCGCCGCCGATACCTCCCGGGTAACTCCGGCCAGAAGTGACTCGAATGCGGTACCATCGGCGAAGGCGGCATGGTAAGCTCCCGAGCCGGCGCCAAGGTTGACGACCACCGTGACCGAATGTTCGTCAAGTTCAGCAACCGCCTGTTCCGCGACCCACGCGGCGCCATGGAAGTGAACAACAATATCGACGGTTTTGCGCACTCGCGCTTTATTGCGCACCAGAAGCTCGACGCGCCTGCCCCCAGGCCCAACGAATGAGCGTCGATCTCCCTCGATCGCCCTCGGGGCAAGACGCTCATGGGGCCGTGTTTCTTCCACCATTGGCGAAGGATTCTGCGACGCAGCCGATGGGGCTGGAGGCTGAGCAGCGGCGAACGATGACGACGCCAGTGCAGCCAGGGTGGCGATCAACGCGGTGTTCAGGCGTACAGTCACCCTCGCTTGACGTAAACGATGCGCAGGTGCACCATACCGTCGTACTGCGAAGGACCAACAGCACGAGGGTTCATGCATAAATCCGGCGGGTTGAAGTTGAGGAGTATACGAATGAGTGCGGCCATCATGCTGCTTGGGTGCAAGTCGGCGGTGGCGCCGCTCGATGGAGACATCTACATCCTGGAATCCATCTCCGAAAGGTCGCTCCCGGCACCATACTCGGCCATTGCCGAATCCGCCAACCGCATTCATGCCGACACCATCGCGTTTGACGTTAACGGAAGCGGTGAACGCCGTACTGTGTATGACTCCTATCAGGGGACAATGAGGCTCGCGCGCGCCACATTCACCTACCATCGCATGGGTGGCCGTGTCGAAATAGCGTTCGACTGCCGGGACACCGAAGTGTGCATTGCCCCGCCCCAGCTTGCTGGCACAATCACGAACACCGGACTGACTATTACCGAGTCAAAAATCACGCGCCTGCCGCTGGTCTTTCGCCGTCTTTGAGGCGGGTTGAGCAGGTACGTCCATGAATTTTTTGCCGATATCGGGCCCGCGTTTGCAGGTGCGCAGCGGAATGCTTGACCACGCAGTTAACGGGAAGTGATAACGGTTCTCCCAGCGTGTACCTTTGATACGTCTAATGTGTAGTACTATACGTTAGCGAATGCCCGACTCAACCATGCGATGAGGAGTTGTATCTAAATGCACAAGTTCCGTTTAGTGGGTGCCGCGCTCCTCGTTATCGCCTGCAGTGGCGATAAATCAGTCGGTCCGCCGGTTACGTCGTCGGTTGCCGTCACGTTCGCGCCCACGCAGATCTCTGTAAACGAGACCGCCCAGGCGACTGCAATCGTGAAGGACCAGAGCGGAAACGCTCTGACTGGCAAGACCATTGAATGGACCAGTCTCAACCCCAACGTCGCGACCGTGACCGCGGCCGGGGTGATACGCGGGGTCTCTGCCGGTACCGCGACGATTCAGGGGAAGGTCGATGGAATCGTTGGCACTGCGACCGTGATCGTGATTGCACCAGCACAGTCCTGCTTGGGTGGCCCGACGGTGGTCGACCTTGCTCCTGGTGGCGTTCGCGTCCTGAGCTCTGCGCAGACCAGAGGTTGCATCAAGATATCCTCGACCGCAGCGGCATCCGACCACGTGGTCATAGCTGCAAATGCGAACGCGCTTCCTGATATTGTCGCGGATTACATCATCAAGTCTGACGAAGGAGAGACCGTACCTTCGAGCAATTTCCTGGCGACGCCTGCCATGATCCGCTCGTCGCTGACGGCCGCCGAGCCATCGTTCGGGGGGGCACTGCAGGTGACGTTCGAGCAGAAAATCAGACGGATGGAGCGTCAGGTGCTTGATCTGCCCGGTGGCCAGCGCGCATTTCGTGAGCGAACGGCAAGCAATGCACTCAGGTACTCGCAGTTGGCTGCGATACCCGTTGTTGGAGAGAAGACGCCGTTCAAGGTTCCGCAGTCATGTTCCAAGTTCACGAGCATCACAGCGACTGTGCAGTACATCAGCACCCGCGCGATCATCTACACGGACGATGCATCTCCCGGTGGAGGCTTCACTGCCGCGGACTTCCAGGCTATCGGTGATGAGTTCGACAATCTGATCTACCCCACCGATGTTTCGTACTTCGGCACGCCGCTCGACCTGGACAACAATGGCCGGGTTATCATCCTCTACACGCCGGAGGTCAACAAACTCACTCCGATGGGTAACCCCGGCGGTTTCGTTGGAGGGTTTTTCTTCGCCGGCGATCTCTTTCCGGCGAGCGGTCAGAACTCATGTGCGCAAAGCAACGTCGGCGAAGTTTTCTACGTGCTGGCGCCCGATCCGGATGGCTCCGTCAACGGAAACGTTCGCAAGACCATTGACGTTAGGCAGGGGACCCGTGGCACCATCGCGCACGAGTTCCAGCACATGATCAATGCGTCGGAGCGAATCCGGACACCCGTGGTCGTCGATGACTTTGAATCCGTGTGGCTCGACGAGGCAATGGCCCACTTTGCTGAAGATGCGACGGGCAGGGCGCTGAAGCAGATTGGAGAGGCGGAGAATGCCGATTTCACACGATTGGTGAGCAATCGCAATGACTACAACGCTTACTTCTTCCAGAATTTTGCGCGGTTCCGGCTCTACCTGCAGAATCCGGGGCCGAATGCGCCAACGAGCTCGCTTGCTGACAGCTCACTCGCGGCCCGCGGAGCGGCCTGGGCCTTCCTCAGGCACACGGCCGACCATTATGCACCTGGCGGCGACATCAAGGCCTTTACGAAGGCGCTTGCAGTTTCCCCCGACACGGGCGTGTCGAACCTGCTCAAGCGCATCGGCGGCGGCGTACCGTTCGACACCCTTGTCGCGGGCTGGATGGTTGCCAACTACGCCGACGACCTGGGGATCCCCAATCTCGCCGTCAAATACACTTACAAGACCTACAACATGAGGAGCAACGTTGCGGCGCTGAACTCAGGAACGTATCCGCTCCTTGTGAATCAGATTGCCGGTGGTTCGTACGTGTCGCCACCACTCAAGGCGCGATCTGCCTCCGGCAATTATTTCCGGTTTGTGAGAGCTGCTGGCGCGCCCGCGCGGAGCTTTCGGTTCCTGAATCTCGATGCCGTGACGGCGGCGAGCTTTACCGGAGCGACGTTCTACATTCTTCGCGCGCAGTAGCGCTGCCGCGGGCGGCATAGCAGGGCGCTGCTGCGGCTCAGGTATCAGCGCCACCTCGAGGAAACGGAGAAGGGCCAGCTACGATTCGCGGCTGGCCCTTCTTCTTGTTCTCTGTACTGCGCAGACTATCGCTTGATAGGCCTGACCTTTCCGTCTTCCCCGATTTCAAGTACAGGGGCCGTCACGCTGTCGCGCTCCCTTGAATCAGTCGCTGGCCGCTTGGCGGTTTCTCCGGCGACGGGAGGCAGGTTCCGCCTGACTGCGCTCTGCGAGGGGGCAGTGTCGGCCGCTGGCGGCACCGTTTGCGGCATCACTGCGGGAGCCGCTGTGTCCGTGGGTGTATTCATGCCTGCGGCACCGGTGTCAATCGCCGCAGCACCGGTATCCACTGCAGCGTCGTCGCCTCCACCCGAGCAGCCGGCGATGCCGCCGGCGTAGCCAATGATTATTGCCGTCAGCACAGTCCTTCGCTTTGCGAACTTCATGATATTCTCCAGGCTGTTCACGTTAGTTGCTTCCGTGCCGCTCACTGAACCCGCAAAGTGCGGATGCCGCCGGTAGGCGTGACTTCCAGGCGCGGCGGAAGCAGAACTTCCCACGCCTGTGTAGCGTCGCTGCTGGCAGATTGGCGAAGAGGTGCGGCAACAGGGGTGGGAACCGTGTACGGATCTGCGGCAGCGGGATTCACCGTGTAACCGAGATCGGCGAGCGCCTGAATCGTCATCAGGCTGTACTGGTTCGGGATTCTGACTCCTCCCACAAGGCCTTCGATGAAGCCAGTCATCAGCTCTGAATCGAAAACTGTCTCGCGCCAGTGGCTGTCAGCCGTGCCCGGCCCACCCGTATTCTCCAGTGGAACACTTCCCGGACAAACCGCCGCCCCCCCCAGGGTAACGCATGCAGCAACGCCCAGCACGCCGGTGTATCGCGTTTCAGGCGTGCCTGCGCCGGCAATGAGGCCCTTGGGCTCCCACTTGAATCTGTTGATGCCAACAACGTGCAGCATCTCGTGGAGAACCGTATCATCCAGCCGCCCCGAAGTTGCCAGCCCGTTGATGTCGTCGGCATCGAATCGCATGGTTCCGATAATGGTATGGAGCGATCCGGGTCGTGATAAACACGAACCCGCGCTTGCGAGTATCCTGCCGGGACCATCGATGGGAACCACAGTGGCGTAGATGATTACATCATCTATGGGTTCGTTGAGCACTACTCCTGTCGGGCCGCACGCACTGACATCTTGCGGGGTAGCGATAAAGTTGTTGAAGTCAGGAATATCTCCAACGATGCTCGCCCTGATTCGCGCCGCAGCGGAGGTGAACGCCGTCATCGCAGCTGCGGCGGGAGTCGGCCCGAAGAAGCGAATTTCCGGGTGATAGCTCGATAGCACCGCCGCCGTCACGACAACCGTCAGCGAGCCCGCGGTGGCCTGCAGAATCTGAGGCACGGCGCTCCGGCCGAGCTGCCACGGGGGAGAAGTCGCAACGCCGGTGCCATCGGTGTTGACCGGCGCACTCGACACCGTTCCGCTTCCGTTGCCCACCGTAAAAATCACCGGAGTGTTAGGAACACCGTTCCCGAATTGATCGCGCACCTGCACCCGTATGTCGGCCGGAGGGATTGTACCGGCGAGCGCGAGCTGATTGTCGCCGGAGAGAACGGCGATCGAAGCTGGGGCTCCCGCCGTTCCGATAATCGTTATGACAATCGGGGCAAGATTCCCCACTGTGATGGTGATCGTGTTGGGGCCCGCTACCTTCCCAGGTATGAACGTTCCGATTGGCGTAGGCGCTCCGGCGACCGTCTGCGTTGGCGCGTTCGTGAGCGTACCGCCGCCCGACGTCACCGTGATGGTGACCGGCACCCCGCCCAGAATATTCCCGCTCGCATCCTTGACCACGAATGAGGGTGCCGCAACGAGCACGATTCCCGCCGTGGCGGTCGGTGCGTTTGCCTCCGTCGCATTGATTGACGCCGCGGCGGGGGGAGCGGTGCCATCCTTACAGGCCGCGCTCACGAGAAGGAACGCGATCGTGATCCTGCGGGATACAGACAATCGACTGATTCTGGCCATCATAAGGAGTGGGGAAAGAGGTCGGATGCCGGGGGTAGTCCGACGGGTTCGGCTACCACGGGCAATTGATAGCAGCCGGACTGCAGTCCCGCAAGAAATACCCGGCCCTATGATAGTATGCACACAGGAAGAATCGTTCCACGCAAGCCCCATGGCATCAGCTCTCGCGCAACGCGGTCATTGGCGTTTCCCGGAACACGTCACGGCCCGCGAGCAGGCCGATGGCAGCGGTCAGGCCGAGCATCGACCCGGCAATCGCCAGAGCGGGCCCCAGGGCCGGGGAAAATGTGTTGCCGAAAACAAAGTGCGTCAGCGCCCAGCCGCCGCCAATAGCGAGCAACAGCCCGGTCAAGCTGCCAAGAAGTCCCAGCAATACGTACTCAGCAAGCAGAATCCGCATGATCTGCCCGCGAGTAGCGCCGAGCGTCTTGAGAAGCACTGACTCTCTGATGCGATCCCTCCGTGTGGCCGCTACCGCGCTGAACAATACCGGGATTCCGATCGCAAGACTGAACAATGCCATGAACCGGATTGCAGTCGACACCTTGCTGACAATTCGTGCGACTGTCTCCCTGATTAACGAAAGATCGAGGCTCGACACATTCGGGAATCGCGAAACAATATCGCGCTGAAGACCCGCCACGACGGTCTTACCCGGGACGTTCGCCAGCAGCACAAACTGTTTTGGCGCAGCTTCGAGGGAAGGCGGCGAAAAGACGGCAAAGAAATTTGGCTCGAAGCGCGCCCAGGTCACTTCGCGCAGGCTCGTGACCCGTGACGGAATTCCCACTCCCTGCACGTCCCACATAATCACGTCGCCGACCCTGATCCTGAGCTCATCGGCAACATCCTTTTCGAACGATACCTCGCCGGTATCGGCCCCGGTACGCAGCGAGGCGGCCGCGAACCATTTTCCGTCGACAATCTTCTCTCCCGACGTAACGGTATCCCTGTAGGTAGACCGGTATTCGCGACGCAATGCCCAGGAAGGGCGCCCGGACGGCCGCCGCTGTGTTGTCGTCGCC from Gemmatimonadaceae bacterium encodes the following:
- a CDS encoding SusC/RagA family TonB-linked outer membrane protein; the protein is MKKHFVMVLMGLALFAGQVSAQQATVTGKVTTEQGAPFAGVAVIVKGTRTGTTSNSEGNYSIRAAAGEVLQFRYIGTAPEERTVGAGATNVINVRLRRVAASLDAVVVTALGATATQRSLGTAQQAVQGAEIAETQRENFVNALQGRVAGVEVTSSSGVPGASSSITIRGVSSISSSNQPLMIIDGLPMDNKTLNTGVLASDAPGSTTAFNNRGVDFTNRSADLNPEDIESLVVLKGPEASALYGIDAANGAIVITTKRGKPGVGGMQYSNSFRMERTRANPETQRVYGRTTDDGALSYFGTPYPTETVFYDNIDGFFRSALTQKHNLSFSGASSDSKINYRVATAVTKEEGVVPGSQYDRINVTGASRAQVTNWLNADLSMGYTYANNDQPYKGNNGPLIGLLLWPQTDDAKDYLTAAGARRRVSNLAASTEVDNPYFNVLKNKINSKNNRIIANLGLILTPFSWGNLKTNIGADSYTNQNQIVRHPESAYGTTVNGIIDQAADVTRSINAQTLLNLNSRALTRSISISGLVGNQISDYKSNTDALKGQDFLDPNFSSINNTNLRINRTTISQRRLVGLYGQAVFDYKKYLYVTLQGRNDWTSTIPQDKNSFFYPSISSSFVFSDAFPGIGRFMTGKLRGGYAEVGKDARPYAYRPSLEFKTTANGGYGYGFTGPNLDLKPEFARSYEVGTELSFLEDRIGVDATYYRKQTKDQIVNDIRGSYATGFILFNLNGAVTRNQGVEVTVRGTPVQRAGFSWDVLANFDRSRGKVLALPNALPESYVSDTWLFGNVRNGTAPGLSTRSLTGLFYLRNTKGDLLIDPTSGLPLRSTTFIDAGYDRQPDYTVGLTNTFRFKRLSMNFLLDIRKGGDVFNATEQFLTARGLSPRTLDRDQPRVITGVLRDGKENSANPTANTIVVIPAVQPSYYTNISEELFIEKNINWLRLRDVTLRLALPERFARNASVFVTGTDLFLLTNYSGLDPIVNGNTAAVGGSGATGIDFGNFPMPRGMNFGIKVGF
- a CDS encoding carboxypeptidase regulatory-like domain-containing protein, translating into MLPARLITGQAPAISHRDPVATVSGLVRDSVARTPLVGAIVQLVAAEGGAAINRTAVSDSIGRFSLSDVPNGRFMLGFFHPMLDSLGVDAPLREVNVDGQRVVRADLAIPSPARLRAAICGAKPASKSDVFLIGIVRNAQDGAPVAGARVKGEWLELSFRRDGLARRIPSLVATTGTNGWFAMCNLPSDGTIELVANRGADSTAVIEVQVPAEGLLRHDLYIGAAGAAFAAGLVTTTNAPVAGVTSGENAVAGPSRTVRRGNGRLSGTVVATAGGKPLAGAQVSLTDGPEARTNERGEWTIVQAPGGTRMLEVRAVGYYPERRRVDVVTSATPIHLTLSTLKTVLDTVKILASRRVYDRDRNGFQHRRRAGLGRYLTAEDISRQRPIVTSDLFRNMSGVRVASGATALDRQILVRGNMAEWCSPSIYLDGHNVGGLTAEDIDVWVDPDDVGGIEIYPGLGTPPEFQQGMNNCGSILIWTK
- a CDS encoding RagB/SusD family nutrient uptake outer membrane protein, which translates into the protein MKRRYAALFVGVLGLTSCDEFLDVNTNPNAPQSVSANLYLPPMLHWMVTSPQFDGRFVARYTQQFTLPGTFLSTWDRMGYDPSSDNGGQQFRDVYWTLGQNLVDMNTKAEAEERWDLLGVGYILKAWGWQATTDLHGEIIVKEAIDQSKFTFNYDTQEYAYQEVQRLLKESIGLLQRSGGATDQTFLARGDKIYNGDRSKWLKLAHGMLALNLNHYSNKASYRPAEVIAAVDKSFTGNIDDALLTYPNTNNDDINFLGRTRNNFTSYRQTQFVVNLMNGVQFGGVVDPRMSRMLSPSPDGQFRGLDPNVVSFGGLPTTQQPNNFYGYAGTGGGQLPGRYLFDDKAKMPAMTYSQLQFIKAEAAFRMGDRATALLAYRNAVSSHIDFVNARNADNNQTPTQISAAEKAAFLASPEIVPAAGALTLTHIMSQKYIAQWAWGHNELWMDMRRYHYTDIDPASGKQVFPGFTPPTNLYGDNGGKLVQRIRPRYNSEYVWNRAGLDAIGGLALDYHTKPLWITQP